Within the Glycine max cultivar Williams 82 chromosome 12, Glycine_max_v4.0, whole genome shotgun sequence genome, the region GCCATTTTATGGGTACCCAATTTATCTATGGACACTGCCTATCAGACTAACGTTGTTGTTTAATTAGTCCATGCATCTGCATCTTGGGCACCATAAGattgtatataaaataaattatggtgTGTTGTGTATGTTGTGCAAGACCTGGAACTTCACCTTTCTACGTACGTGTGCTGTTAGGATGCAGTGTGCTTTGATGATGCTTTGATGAATATGCAGTGTGCTTTTTTAagtctattattttcttttattctcttttcatAAGGACTTTAGTTCTTCCACCGTGCTTGATTGTTGTCTCGATTATAACTAAATTTCcgttatttaagaaaattagttgacATTGTGTAAAAACGGTGTCCTTAATTTTCATATCTGTGATGGTTTTTACATCGTCTGCGTTGACAACCTGATACAAAACACGTTTGCAAATCCCCTTTGAATCCAGTCTCCGTCATCTCTTAATAAACAGGCTCAAGCCATAGCCCTTAATCAAAAGCTAAATccaaattcttttgtttttgctttataaaatgataagttaGTGTAAAACTCCATATTGTATGCCTAGTGATAgtgtaaaatcaaattttattatgtatttttattaatagattatttaaattttaaataaataaaaacatttaaataaaataatatttaaaatatataatatagtttaaataataaaacattaaaataaattaataacatataaaatataatcataaaCCAAGGGTCTATTTGAGATGCCAGAGTCCACACACGAGCTTTTCAGTCCTCCAAAACATAGTTTTTGAAAACGATATTCCACCTAAAGATGAATATTGAGCAACTTGTCGAAAAAAAACTTGCATTTTGGTCCTCTGGTTAGTCTTCTCCACTTTATTAGCTTGTCTAACCCAGTTGAGTTGAACCCTATTTAAGGTAGCCAACAATGCGGACTAAATCACAACCAGTTCACAATAAAGTTTGTTCAATGCTGGACTAAGAATCGCATAACCTAATCATCAATTATTtacaacagaaaaagaaaattggaaACAAATTGCAAAAAGAAGAAGGTTAACTAGCATTTATGcataataattgaattaaacttgagaataTTTAGGAAGGAGGAGAAAGTATTAAATGAAGCAATTTTGCCATttcatttctttgttttttctttccaattttCTTACACAAGTATATGGCAAATAGCCCAAAATGACAAATGAATGAAAAGGgtaagggagaaaaaaaaaaaggaaagttaGAAATAATCCTTAAGCTCTTGTTGAAGGACTTGTTCAAGCCACATCTTTGAGCCCTCCATCAATTCAGGGCTGAGTCTGAACATCAAAACACAGAACTCCAACTGATTGAGTGCACCATCACCATCAAAGTCACCTTCCAAAACCATGGACCGAAGATCTTCATCACTAAGACCCTGAAGGCCAAACAAGGCAGAGTTCCTCTTGAGGCTCTCAAAGGTGATGACCCCTTTATCAGAATCCTTCAACAGATTGAACCCATTGCACAGTTCATCAATTAGGCCATCCCCACCAAGCTTGTTGGCCATCAC harbors:
- the LOC100500465 gene encoding calcium-binding EF-hand family protein, with the protein product MAAQRNFQDYLPVMANKLGGDGLIDELCNGFNLLKDSDKGVITFESLKRNSALFGLQGLSDEDLRSMVLEGDFDGDGALNQLEFCVLMFRLSPELMEGSKMWLEQVLQQELKDYF